The genomic region CCACACTAATATGACTGCAATTTATGTTGATTTATATTATTTTCTTCCATTGGAAAGAGAAATGCACAGTGCAATATTTTTAAACTAAACACCGACCGTCTGTCAATTTAATTTCCTTAAGAACTGCATGTAAATTGCGttaacacacacaaccacaaaaatataaacacacatagTGTAATCCAATACCAAATGGGATTTCTAAAACATACGTTTACATTCACTGTTAATTTTCACACCGTGTTTACCTCGAGTCACAGCTCAATAAACATTCATGActaacatttaaaatacatctCTGAAGGTACACTTACGATTTCACAGTTGTTATCACAGCATAAGACATTTAGAAATATACAAATACAGCAACAGGGTGCAGGCATAAGAATAAGAATATAAAAAAGATACCACATATTACATAGAGCACACTGATCGGACTTTTATCTTTTGGCAAAATTTGAGCAAAagaattttatttattataataaaaagTGTCCGTGATTGTGATTCAGGTTATTTTAGTTCATTAAAGGTACTTTGGTACTAAAATTTCGCCATATTCTGCCTTTTCTAAAGACGTATACTGCTTTCTAATTTGTGGTTGCAAAATGTGTCTTTTCACTTctgtaaatactgtacatgGAGCTTCATTAGAGATGATGATAATTGTTCACAAATTTGACTCATGGTGTTCCGTTAAGTCGTCCTGGGGTGTACAACTCAGCTTGTGAAAATAGTTAATGACTTCTGTGGCTCTGACGGAGCTTTACCAAGTCTAACAAAATAGCGCTGATGATGTCGTCAGGTTTATCTCAGCTTGGGCTTAGAGACTTAAGAGTTATAACAGCCTGTGATACAAACTGGAGGTGTTGAGATTGAAAGATGTGGTCATTTACCAGGTACAGAGGGTATAGCAAAGAGATTCTGTCatattgcattatgggaaaggTCAACCATGTCCCTTAAAAATTACGTTCCCATACAacaaaactgcattctcaattagGTTTCGAAGGGAAAACTATTTTGTTTGCGTAAAGTCGTAGGGAGGAGAAAagagtggatggatgggtcaaacaacaaacacaggGCGACCActgtttgtgtcccgtgtgaaaccaaaagtcaaagtTGACTTGgttatttttttacttaacCTACATCACATACGTAACTAAAACtacataacaaaaacaaacttcttTCAACCCTAACCATGATCTTTTACTAAACCTATccaagtagttttttttaaattcacagcgtaaaagctttagtgcataactttttgatattaatgaacatccgtttcattcaagccattgccaaatgagtttctacaaagctaattaagacgatcagctccacacaactctctctgtatttctcagtatggctatgttcagaagattgtggcgtccagcgactttcccgcgcagaaactcaagtgaagataattacctcttctgaagagtccatcatgttttattaatcctctgtgtcctccttgagctactagcaactgtgtggaggtgGGGTCGGGGCGTGTGTGCagtcacagaaggcttgtatcgtgGACGCGCCGCCAGTgatgttgtcattactttgaattccttatgggggcgacagaaactactaCGCACTCGCGCCCTTTATATAGAGAGTGTGGCCAACTCAAATCATGGGCGCCATATTGGATACCAACGTCAGATGACTCTAcagtgtaaccctatggggcgaATATGCTATCTTGAAATAAATCGCTTATTTTCACCATGAACAGGCATATACATGTTATTATCAACATTGTCAATATGTAAAAGGCCCTTACGGAAATATTCCAGTGTATATTTACCTTCTATATCGTAAATGGGCCTCTAAAAAATGCCCATTGTGGTGAGTGATCACGTCGCCTAATAAGTCTCTGAGCAGTGTTTACCTTtctaatgtccgctagcatacaggctaactatagctagctttgtgtgtaacgtaacaaaaacccacccatctcagAGGAGCGAAGCTcaatatttcattcaataaaattatggtacaaaaggagcactaacgccacagatCTTACATTGACAATGTGgatgcagatataggaaactctgaaggcagtcgtaatatttacctagcaggctaggctaacgctgttgcgctaacgttagcaaacgtcgtcgtagcattagctagctgtctaaacttgtgaaaagccgaacaacatccccatccaagctgtgtttcactttccctccaatattattatgaacataataaagacacctggactcggttgagaccaaaagccatatgaCTATGGCAAGATCACAAGCATTTAGGTACATGGAGTGCTAGCGAAAAAGCTAACTCTAGCATAAGGCTAACTTCAAACTTCATTCATTTCTAAAGCAGTGTTAGAACTTTTTTGACAGCATGGTACACGTTAACGATGGTATTACTATATTTGTCCTATGTAATTTGTTACCATATCGAAGAGAGAAATTGACATTTACCTCACACAATAATGAGTAGTCACTTAGTTAGCGTCCAGTTTGCTCTTTTCACCTTCAGCTCCCAtactttttgcctttttggTTCACGGTAGGGGTGGTatggttcacaaaatccacggttcggatttagggtcacggttttcggttctgtacggttcttgttattttttcttttaatctttaacactccagaaatatacttcagcatatgatatatagctaaaattagcatattgaatgcatgttgcacaatacatgcacacagtggcagttctatctattgttttatttccgctgtcatcataggtaacatgaaatccaaaatgttcccacacaccagactatttACGACACTggcgcatcctccaactccgggcagccttccttatctctcccacttgacatttctgcatgtgatgtgacctgcagcagcagcactccacactcTACTTGAGGAGCGGTCGCTcagcgcctctcaaaatctgacgaaaatcttttaaactgacctttgtcgatcaaaaaagcagacagattcagcaactgtatgacCTATTtcatgcttaaaatgttttcagaaacacttttcggtgaactattttcgtaaaatacgagatcgtattcagaacgagacgccatagagtctgttttgaaattcgggagcagcaagaaccacgtgacgcgttcgtccaatcagctgccatgtgttgcgttcgtcacacTCATCCCCCTtgtcgtttccagtaagtgttttaacataggtgtcgaaagtgggcactacggcagtaagtggttagtgcacaacagtgtactgacgaaccgtgcgacacacacacgctccgaaccgagacaagcaatccgagcggttcggatgttttttcatgaaccgtaccacccctagttCATGGGGGAACTTGTGAAATCTTTTGCCGCTTCCCTGTCTTTCAGTGCAGCCAAACGTGCAACAGTTGGGCATTTTTTCCATGATTTAtgccattttttaaataatttattacattttccaCTATTCCCTGCACTATGTAAATGGCAACAGCGCTGCTACGCACTATAGTTTTAACAGTTTCATAATGTTCACCTGTCGCTGGAAGATATGGTTCCCTCGAAATGCACTTCTGTTATATGGGAACAtattttttaggagacagggttgcttTGCCACTatcatggctgtagactctttgtTTAGGCGCTCACAGCACTAAGTAATGGTTAAGGAGAAAGATCTTGTTTTGGTTTAACACTCAACCTCAAAACCTCAGTGACTTGAAGCATTCAACATGACAAAAATCCAAACACGTGTGACTCAGGATGCAAACACCAAaataaagaagaatattttggtcaatttagtcaggtttttcattgaatcaagagaaccactgaaaagaaggataatggtacagtctccatgctacactaatgatagtattaaggctttcctctgtgtacacatgtcctctacgagtataattgtggctgtattatttgtgtccccttcaaaaattgctcttcagaaatgttatgtttattgtccccccctactgttagatcagatttacgcccatgctTCACGGTGTCCTTATGACAGCTATGTGGTACAAAGATGTTACACCTTCTGCTTTGAAAAAACTGATGCCTGTGAATATAATCCAGGCAGCAAGATGTAATAGAGAAAACAaatttgtatttaaaatgtaatgtattttctAGGGTACAGGGTTGGACAATGTCCAGATCCAGTGTTTTTAGAGTTTGATGCTTAATACTCTGCTACTTTGATGAACATTCttctaattataataatattagtaataataataatgtttctcCCAAGTCCCCAAACTTCATAGAATTGCAATATTCAAATGCTGGAGTACTCCAGGAGTACATTCAACTATACAGTACATCTTTATGCAAGGCTctgaataaaatgttttgtgGAAACTTAAAGTACGAGTCACTGACTCAAAAGCAAAAAACACAGGATGcactgaggttttttttaaataatgctcACACAgcttgtaaaataaataatcaaatattACTTACGATATTTTACAAATCGCTATTAAATTATATGAATAAGTTTACACACAATCCTCCTGATAGATCCTTCTGCCATTGATAATGCTTAGACTCGCCATAGAGTGATGTGTGCTGCGGACAGACGTCACATGTGTGTTCAAATGAGTCGGGCTCTGCAAGGAGCATTTGAGGATCACACGACAGCAACAACTCAGCTGCTGGTTGAACTGCTTCTGGAAGGTCTCGCTCAATAGGTAAAGGGCGAAGGGGTTGAGACAGGAGTTGGTGAAGGCCAGGATACGAGCTATGACGCTGCACACAAAGTGAACAAGGGAAGTGTCCACCTGGCAGGGGAGAGACAGGGTTGGGAAAAATGGTTTAtaagatggacagacagacattagAGGTGTGCCTATACTAGGGATATACTCAAATACAAATTCATCATTTGGATATGTGCTCTGAACAGATACAAACAGAATCTGAATTTCTGTCCCAATGAGCTATTGTGGTTGTTTTTTGTCAATGGCTTtcaaatgttttatcagacaCTCAAAACCAACTTTAAACTCATCTAGACTTGCTTCCATTATACAGACGCACTACATcaagtttttaaagaaaaaatcaTGCAATATGGCCGAGTGAAATTCTGTATTTCTCACTAATAAAGCCTCCCATTGGACTATCCATTTCCAACTTGACTATTAATTACACAGCTTATAATTGtaatttttaaattactttGGTTACATGGTTAAAATATGTTACAAatgctgttgtttttatttttttaggcaGCCAAACGTATCCATATACGTAAAAGGAATACAAATGGCAGCGGAAAACaattatatacagtaaatgaatCTGTTTTTTCTAACAAATTCCAGTATACTGTAGCACAGCCCACTTCCAATACTGTATAACTATGAATAAAgatccaaaacattttttttttgtgaaataaacgAATACAGATAGTAATTGTGTGTTACACTCCGAGACAGATGGAAAGAAATAAACATATTGGAAATTTAGAGAAGTGTCTTTTGTGTACCTGTGAGTAGTGATAGGAGCGGTATAAGTAGATGACGTGACAGGGAAGCCAGCATACCGCAAAGAGACCAACAAACACCAGCACTGTTTTGGCCAATCGCTTCCTTGATTCAACCTGTTGGGtgtagaaaatgttttttcaaaaccattatataaatattagtgtttgatatacatttaaaaaattatattttagtaTATTTTTGCCAATGGTAGAAGAAGTATTAAAATCTgtaacttaaaggtgctctaagcaatgttgggtgatgttacttcttgttgacgttcgaagtattttcaaacaaaacgagactagcttgcccctccctcttcttcatcccgtcccctccccctcccttccgtgcttctgCGCaataacccccacccccaactccttcttgtcggttattggctggaacgctggaacactgtttgtgtatggttcgtggtgcaggttggcacaatttgtttttgttgccactTGACTGCGAGactgcgtttttttacagtgtgttcaggggacaggcagctcgtggatagtgaggagatgtttgctgtatgtgacaaaaaatgttgtagcctaaaaaacgcgtgacatcgcttagagcccCTTTAAAGTAGCtatttgtaactttcagttAGTGTTGATTCTAGCAGCCGCTTTGGACAACAAGCAATAGTGTtattaccacacctgctgttgtaaaggtcttttctttacagtgcTTTATTGACCACTGTAGATTAATGAAttagcgttaccgggaggtcatatagttgcgatgaatgttttgctcagacagaaaatccttcatttacaataaaagaatacgttacagatgcattgttacacttcaagtgttgcatacagtaacttagcctggatgtatcgtgagctaaaccgttTATCACTGTCACTATGTCACAAGCCAAAGCAATAAGAagttgttgtagcaaccaacgtaataataacttagattaatatagcgcatttcacgAAACCCACGGATGCTTTACCcaagggggacaagggaaaagaaaatagtaagccAACACAAACTCGgactaaaaagaaataaaaagcgGGTGCTACATGTAAATGGAAGGGGGGTGTaatttaatgttggctactaacgtacaaccacatcgcaCATTGTTATGAATGAAACAGACATAGCATTTACATACCGGAGGgccaattacattttttcctgtgatggtcctgctccagtatcagccataactacagcagataacttctaaaataacattaaaatacaattaggcctatataaagaaatctcctgctaccttttacctggctggatacaataacacaggcttttccagtgttacaaagaaatctgtgaagcgttattatggaacccccGCAACTTCTaagcaagacccgcccttcagtagcattcacacactactattggccaggcatccatgcttacgcaaggtaacgtaacccgatttgttcaggtcctatcggctatcctaaccttaaccactcaaggtcaatgcctaaccccaaccaatcgagctgcttctaGAAGACTTctgacttgcctagaagttacgtgggatccataataacgcatcTGTGAGAcatcagaatgtgtgctctgtagcacCATCTACCTGCCGTAAAATGTAATATGACTTTGTGGGAAAAATGGGACCTGGGTAGAGGCTTTACTAACCTtatccgccagatggattgcttcgcatttgctcggcatatccatttgggaactttccgttggagaacttttgggaaggggcgaaaatactggttagctgattggataaccatctgtctatcaccacctatgttggtgatagacgggccaaatcaaccattCAGATCAACTTAATATCAAAcccttgccgaaaccagtcgggagaagagcaaaaacatcttttcctccgagaaaagcctccagtgccgttttttgctcttctttcaatgaattaatactttctaattcggataaaacttgcacgatagctacgctcatctcatccgtggaagccgccatgttgtttagactgaacagtcgcttctcgttgcatcacacctaaacccgcctcaaaaccaacgctgattggtcggtcgtttggcgaacggctccaaattttctctgtctcaagatgccagactgatctgcgagtggaaaactggagctcgcgagataaggacggtctcacgaggctaaggCTTTactaaaactatataaaaatagcgttcttttcactgttagtctcgttggCTCTTACAGGTCATTTTGATCATTAGATggaaaattacacagtttcagaaaccttaaaaagttacatatagtaaaTTTAAGTAAATGTAGCAATAAAACAATGACCTCATGACCTGAGTATGTCCCAAATCTGGCTAAGGCCCTCATAATTTGACTTTAGCTTGAACACTGGCCTGTCGTCTTGCATGCACGTTCCCCTCCACAGGCAGGTTTGAGGCGCTCCTCATCAGGCTGCGGGCTATGAAGGTGTAGTACACGGATATGACCAGTAGTGGAATGACGTAGAAAATGAGGAAGGAGGCCAGAGAGTGGATCTTAGGATGAAGTTCCCCAGATGTGGGATAAGGGGCGCAGGTGACAAAGCTCTCATTAGTGGAGGTGACGTTGAAGGTATGGAGGTCAGAGAATACAGCCTCGGGGATAGCCAGGATCAGGGAGAAGAGCCAGATGAGTGCCGCCCGCAGGACAATGCTGGTAGTGGTGCTTGATGTTTGGATGTCCAGAGGCTTCACGATGGCCCTGTacctgatagatagatagatagatagattatcAGTAGGTTACGCATCTTACTGTGAGAAGCCCCATTGACTCTCACACCACTTTGTGGGCagcaaatgttaaaaaagtacCATAAAAAGAGGTCCCCTTTTAACACTTGAAACATTAAATGGTAACTTATTTCATGACTTGTAGTGCGGTTGCATGCGTTTAACACTTAAACCAGTGTTAACTGATTtcttggccacttgggggcaaaAACAAGCTGAAAACATAACATTGACATATCACCAGTTTAGATGATACGGTGAATGTTTTAGCAAacatttgcattcattttatATCGTCTCCGGTCAATGTAAGTTAAAGATCTTGCTCTTTAATGTTCCACTTGCTGCCAGGAAGTGTAcagtttaaatttttttatttatttgttctgcAGCAAAACAGTAAGCTGAAAACTGGTACAAAGCTCTGTGGAGCTGAGGGAAACTGCATAGTTAAAGATTATTCTCTTCACCATGAACGACCCTTTCACATACAAGTAGTCATGTGatctatttttttatgtaaaacattGATTATAGTTGGTTTAACAAAGAGAGAACAGTACAGTGTAGTTGAAATGTTTATGGCAGGAGTTTGATATTATGTTCTCAAGTTCAGAAGTTGTTATGgcattgttttaataaatactcaACTTCCACTTCATGGtgctttgttttattaaaacgcttttgtttttctattaACATTCAGACTGTCAAAGAAATATAAACCAATAATAAGCCACCAGCCAAACTAAGGAAATGATGTGCAATTATAAATATTAACTCGGTTTTAACAACAATCCAAATGTTAATAAGTTGTTAATAAATTAAGTTTGGTAAAGGTGTTCTGCAGCTCTTTGTCCAGAAGATATGGGGTCAAATGGTTTGTTGGAGGGGTCATCCTGCATCAATTAAAAGCAAAAGTCAATTACAGCCAAAATGACAAAGCAAATATTATGCTTTAGAACAAAGACAAGCCACATAGCATTCTATAAATCAAAAAAGTTGTCCTTCAACATCTCTTAAAACTGATCTACTGCATTATGGGCAAAAGCATTACTCCTGTTGAACTTGAGGAAGTAATATAGAAAATAAGGGAATAAAAAACAAGCCTTATGTAGAAGATAACATCCACCTAGTGGtgttattaatatatttggAATGCGTAATGATTATTAAAAGTATTGAACAGGTTTAAcccatgtaaaaaaaacataaggcaGGCAAGTTTATTTAGTTACATCTTGTTTCTATTTCCCCAGACTCAAAACCCAATTTGCAAACACCCTTAAATCCAAGGATAAttaattatacagtaaatgttgtgCTCAATTGAAATCATgaccctgacacacacaaaactgagCTCAAAGCATTTTGAGTAGCCTACAGGAGGCTGGATTTAGACATGTTTTCTTAGAACTGAActgcacaacacaacacaacaacaggctatttttactccactacatttttcaTTAGAGAGAAATATAGTAGTTTTTACTTGAATAAAGAAGGATGCAATGGTTTTATTCTCAACTTTTATTGTTGCTTGtgtaattattaatattaattggTATAGAGCATTTATTTTAATACTGACACATTTTTGTCTTCTGTCTACTTTTGTGATAATCATGCTCCTCTTTGCAAATCTATAGACGTTTATTTGCGATGGACATCAAAGATGATGATATGGTCGGAAAGTGTAAGTCACACCCAATTTAAATGTGTGCTGACCGTGGTAATAAGCAGGTCAAATCAGTCAATCTACAATAACTTCCTGTGGTTTTACACAGAAAATATATGTAATAACCATCAATTAATTTATGTCAGGTATCCCAAAACTCCCCAAACAAAGATTAGGTATGTACAAAATATGAACCATATCCATGATACTGTGCAGTGTGCTGCCAAATGACAAAGCACAGTGAATTCACTGTGCTTTGTCAGAATGGTGAAAGTTTGGAGCAGGAGCAGAACTGATAGACACAGGGGTTTAATTAAATGTGAGCGTGAAGACACATCAACGCTCACCTCTCTAGCAGCCATGTCCAGCACCTTCCTGTTGCTGCAGCATACAATTAGAATTATTGAACACCAACACAGAGAAGCTTGTCCAACCGAATGTGAAGTTAAACCCTCTGAGCCCTGTATCTGATTTCCTTTGCACCTACTCCCATTATTTTACAATGTTATGCAAATTGTAGCTACTTTTAGGTGACAAATACTGTAGCGAATGTATGACAATAGCAAGATTTCTTTCTTTGGATGAGTGGCTGTAACGACTAACCTTAAAAGCAAGTGTTTGCTCGTGATCATTCACCTTTGTTTTTAATGAGTTTTTATTCCAACCTGTAACCGAAAGTGAGGGCCAGGGATTCATTAGGGAACATAAGGATAAAGAGAGCTATTGTTTGCAGTTATAGTAAAATTAGTCCATTCTGTGACCTCAGCACTCGTTACTCCTATGGGGTTAATTCTGAAGAAATGTCTGATCGCAAACCATCCAACAAATACTGCAACCCACTATCATTCCAAAATATGACAAAGGGCTGCAATGTGAAATGCAAAGAAATGTGATTTGCATCAAAAAGCTTCAGCGTGACTGTATTTCCTGTGTTTTAGTTTCTTATTTGTTGGTTGGTGAGTTATTGGCACCTGAACTCAACGGGTTTCATAAGTTGAGTGGCAGGCTACTACTCTTCATGACGAGTAAACTgaactttaaaggaatagttcaaaaTTTTGGGAACTACAGTTATTCTTGCTGTGATTAAGATGAGA from Sander lucioperca isolate FBNREF2018 chromosome 3, SLUC_FBN_1.2, whole genome shotgun sequence harbors:
- the LOC116054505 gene encoding gastrin-releasing peptide receptor-like, translated to MWTKQEIRWTICYQTRSRSVTTLQGAARTMWFTGVVIASIYGVISVLGLIGNITLIKTFCSAKSIRNVPNLFMSSLALGDVLLLVTCAPVDASRYLSEEWLFGRVGCKVIPFIQLTSVGVSVFTLTALSADRYRAIVKPLDIQTSSTTTSIVLRAALIWLFSLILAIPEAVFSDLHTFNVTSTNESFVTCAPYPTSGELHPKIHSLASFLIFYVIPLLVISVYYTFIARSLMRSASNLPVEGNVHARRQVESRKRLAKTVLVFVGLFAVCWLPCHVIYLYRSYHYSQVDTSLVHFVCSVIARILAFTNSCLNPFALYLLSETFQKQFNQQLSCCCRVILKCSLQSPTHLNTHVTSVRSTHHSMASLSIINGRRIYQEDCV